In Apium graveolens cultivar Ventura chromosome 10, ASM990537v1, whole genome shotgun sequence, the following are encoded in one genomic region:
- the LOC141693027 gene encoding protein ROOT INITIATION DEFECTIVE 3-like, with protein MEDEIVIASSPTDAGISCFDLHSGAEHLRYRNCASPPHSLISVGGRYLAASQVRDAAANSGSVFYWSWNKPQVEVKCFPSEPINTLVCDDDGSFIIGGGVSGDIYIWQVATGRLLKKWHAHYRAVSCLVYVDQSTLISGAEDGCVRVWSLLMIFDNIRRNEAKHLFEYSFSEHSLRVTDIVIGNGGCNAIIISASEDRTCKVWSLSKGKLLRNIVFPSIIDAIALDPGEHVFYAGGRDGKIYIAALHAQPTSTSNYGPHIIGTLSDHSKAVTCLAFAVNGHLLVSGSEDGMIRVWDTRSRNIIRILKHAKGPVNNLLVIRRPPSLYPRTSMHSQSLSVRRQGALVPPPLEKYTNSTDDNSDVKAVIIPRVDSEIPFYASYISTCTMTNQIKELEQQGSSGAMEMEIERLKLDYKRSTQMLQQWKKMYENLNQFCVNELLDGDQSRGPAT; from the exons ATGGAAGATGAAATTGTGATTGCGTCGTCGCCGACCGACGCTGGAATAAGTTGCTTTGACTTACACTCCGGTGCCGAACATCTACGCTACAGAAATTGCGCCTCGCCGCCGCACAGTCTCATCTCCGTCGGCGGCCGCTATCTCGCCGCCTCTCAAGTTCGTGACGCCGCTGCTAACTCTGGCTCTGTTTTCTATTGGTCTTGGAACAAG CCTCAGGTTGAAGTCAAGTGTTTTCCTTCGGAACCGATAAATACACTGGTTTGTGATGATGATGGAAGTTTTATAATTGGAGGCGGCGTCTCTGGAGATATTTACATATGGCAG GTCGCTACCGGTAGATTGCTAAAGAAATGGCACGCTCACTACAGGGCTGTTTCATGTTTAGTATATGTAGATCAATCTACTTTGATTTCTGGGGCAGAGGATGGGTGTGTTCGAGTCTGGTCACTTCTCAT GATTTTTGATAATATCCGGAGGAATGAAGCAAAACATCTATTTGAATACAGTTTCTCCGAGCACTCTCTACGAGTGACCGATATAGTTATTGGTAATGGGGGATGTAATGCAATAATAATTTCTGCTTCCGAGGATCGGACTTGCAAG GTATGGAGCTTATCCAAGGGAAAACTTCTGAGAAATATTGTGTTCCCATCAATAATTGATGCAATTGCGTTGGACCCGGGGGAGCATGTATTTTATGCCGGAGGTAGAGATGGAAAGATTTATATTGCTGCCCTTCATGCTCAACCTACATCTACCAGCAATTATGGTCCACATATCATTGGCACATTATCTGATCACAG CAAGGCTGTTACTTGCTTGGCTTTTGCTGTCAATGGGCATCTTTTGGTTTCTGGGTCAGAGGATGGCATGATACGAGTCTGGGACACTAGATCCCGTAATATCATTCGTATCCTTAAACATGCAAAAG GTCCTGTGAACAATTTACTCGTAATAAGACGACCTCCGTCTTTGTATCCTCGAACATCAATGCATTCTCAGTCTCTGTCTGTGAGAAGACAGGGTGCCTTGGTGCCTCCACCACTGGAAAAGTATACAAATTCAACGGATGACAATTCAGATGTTAAGGCTGTCATCATTCCCCGTGTTGATTCAGAAATTCCATTTTATGCTTCGTACATCAGCACCTGCACAATGACTAACCAAATCAAAGAACTTGAG CAACAAGGTTCTTCTGGAGCTATGGAAATGGAGATTGAACGACTAAAGCTTGACTACAAGCGATCTACGCAGATGCTACAACAATGGAAGAAAATGTACGAGAACTTGAATCAATTTTGTGTCAACGAGCTCCTGGATGGAGATCAGTCCAGAGGACCTGCCACATGA